From Cuculus canorus isolate bCucCan1 chromosome 7, bCucCan1.pri, whole genome shotgun sequence, one genomic window encodes:
- the PDCD11 gene encoding protein RRP5 homolog, with protein sequence MASTEENFPRGGIQKKPTEGKKPNLKLERDNLFDVHHEEQSQKRKRSQNDQRKQKKFKTDKTAAAKDNIVNIEPLTIEALCEGMLLLGCIKEVSDYELVISLPNGLTGFVPVTQISDAYSKMLTKEVAQGELLEDLHSLADMYSPGTLVRCIVTSVEKNADGRRSIKLSIDPKKVNKGLNTSALASGMLLSGFVSSVEDHGYLIDIGVNGTHAFLPHQKAQNYIKAINRGSDLKIGQNLSCVIVEVKNEGRVVCLSIDRSEVAASLATEQQNWTLSNLLPGLVVKARVQKVAPVGIKLNFLSSFTGIVDFIHTDPEKSMNYSPDQVVKACILSIHPTSKVVRLTLRQSFLHPGGSPNQLSSDRMGAVVEEATVKAFYKKFGAIFELDDGSLAFARLKHLSKTRKSLKPGAFKTGCKHKCRIIDYSLMDEMSIVSLKHQIIEARFLQYQDIHVGDVVQGKVFSLKPIGMQVKVADRIKGLVPSLHLSDVILKQPEKKFSIGDELKCRVLECNPAGKKLILTLKKNLVQSKLPVLSCYEDAKPGLITHGFVVCAREFGCIVKFYNDVKGLVPKNELSSEPVSCPDKVFHEGQVVKVMVLKCEPQQQRLLLTFRLLNNPTLDDKKECNPKKKQEVKYQIGEMVDVKVLKKKDNVLEVSILEDEGDVTALIPTVHLSDFVANCKLLWHCLQEGDVLPRVMCLSDKGEHIILSRKSAVISAVQDEQVVRCFSEIQPGMLLTGYVRNVMPFGVFVEFPFGVTGLAPKVSMSDKFVTDTKDHFVVGQTVIAKVMSIDEEKQRVLLNLKVSECSSGDSAAESLALLNQYFKELKEIRSLLRRRGESSMARGLCELVPGKELQLVLQDVKEDGSALFSGNCVTGLTVTATRYHLGDKSIVPGEKTKALVLHVDALTSKVYVSLREEVLKQRAKQRLTENSQHSAVVQHIAEEFAIVSLLETGQLAAIPIASHFNDTFRFDSEKLKVGQMISATLKVVKMNDHGVLLAVQGPAKKNVFVRVRNESETALEEMLTAVKHSLSLGDIVTGTVKSVKPTHVTVAIDDKLTGSIHASRILDDVPIGSFPTYTLKAGQKVTARVIGGRDVNTHRYLPITHPHFTRSIPELSIRPSEIEGEVTEMLKLKEDSTLKKLGLYNVGQTVTCFVKKYNVLKNWLEVEVTPDIRGRVPLLLLSLNTKVLKHPEKSFKNGQAISATVTGTDVTETNLCLSLTGVQSLAQDTITVGMVTKVTPHAGLTVALPGGKTGKVSVFHLSDMFTENPLSDFKLGKIVRCYILSNENGKIQLSLRQSRLNPKSNSKVEDVEITCINDVKKHQLVRGYVKSVTPSGVFFGLSTSVLGRILFQNVSPYFVQKHSLYEKYLPEGKLLTAKVLGVNGKGKHVELSLLPEDTGMPSILPESLGLPRYDAEEEKKEADDQEKLKMKTKQKRGNSEKEKEVKPKKRKICPADENDSGIEVYYREEEDDDEQEEDAAKKKSKIRKLGEAPRLQVSTAFTWDEDMDALNIPVLNQKEESSESEEEDDPQSKLKKQTKKEKEIEKQKKEKELCKLEAALMDPNRQPQSADDFDRLVLSSPNSSILWLQYMAFHLQATEIEKARAVAERALKTICFREEQEKLNVWVALLNLENMYGTEETLMKVFERAVQYNEPLKVFQHLCDIYANSEKYKQAEELYHTMLKRFRQEKSVWLKYASFLLKQGQIDATHRLLERALKALPTKEHVDVISRFAQLEFRFGDPDHAKALFESTLSSYPKRTDIWSIYMDIMIKHGSQKEVRDIFERVIHLSLAPKKMKFFFKRYLDYEKKFGTTETVLAVKRAALEYVETKSSLADT encoded by the exons ATGGCATCCACGGAAGAAAACTTTCCTCGCGGGGGTATccagaaaaaacccacagaggggaaaaaacccaacttgaAATTAGAGCGGGACAATTTGTTTGAT GTTCACCATGAAGAACAatcccagaaaagaaaaaggagccAAAACgatcaaagaaagcagaaaaagttcAAGACAGACAAAACAGCTGCTGCTAAAGACAATATTGTTAACATTGAACCACTCACAATTGAG GCCCTCTGTGAGGGGATGCTGCTCCTTGGTTGTATAAAAGAGGTCAGTGACTATGAGCTAGTCATCAGCTTGCCCAATGGACTTACAGGATTTGTGCCCGTCACACAGATCAGCGATGCCTACAGCAAAATGCTGACCAAGGAGGTGGCCCAAGGAGAACTCTTGGAG GACTTGCATTCGCTCGCGGACATGTATTCTCCAGGGACACTGGTCAGGTGCATTGTAACCAGTGTTGAGAAAAATGCTGATGGACGTCGAAGTATCAAATTATCAATTGACCCCAAGAAGGTCAATAAGGGTCTGAATACTTCAGCACTCGCATCGGGCATG CTGCTCTCTGGCTTTGTCTCCAGTGTGGAAGACCATGGCTACCTCATTGATATCGGAGTCAATGGAACTCATGCTTTCCTGCCTCATCAGAAAGCCCAAAATTACATCAAAGCTATCAATAGAG gATCTGACTTGAAAATAGGCCAGAACCTCAGCTGTGTCATTGTGGAGGTAAAGAATGAGGGAAGAGTAGTTTGTTTGTCTATTGATCGATCAGAGGTTGCCGCATCTCTTGCAACAGAGCAACAGAACTGGACGCTGTCCAATTTATTGCCAGGGCTGGTGGTGAAAGCTCGAGTGCAGAAG GTGGCCCCAGTGGGGATCAAACTGAACTTTCTGTCTTCATTCACTGGCATTGTGGATTTCATACACACAGACCCAGAGAAATCCATGAACTATTCTCCGGATCAAGTG GTGAAAGCTTGCATCCTCTCTATCCACCCCACCTCCAAGGTGGTGCGGCTGACTCTGCGGCAGTCCTTCCTCCACCCTGGGGGATCACCAAACCAGCTCTCCAGTGATCGCATGGGAGCAGTGGTGGAGGAGGCGACAGTGAAAGCTTTCTACAAGAAGTTTGGTGCGATCTTTGAGCTTGATGATGGCAGTCTTGCATTTGCACGG ttgaaacatctttcaaaaaccagaaaatcttTGAAACCTGGGGCATTTAAGACAGGGTGCAAGCATAAATGCCGGATCATTGACTACAGCCTGATGGATGAGATGTCTATCGTATCTCTGAAGCA TCAGATCATTGAAGCACGGTTTCTGCAATACCAAGATATCCATGTCGGGGATGTGGTACAG GGCAAAGTGTTTTCTCTGAAACCCATTGGGATGCAGGTGAAAGTGGCTGATAGGATTAAAGGGCTTGTGCCATCCCTGCATCTCTCTGATGTGATCCTGAAGCAGCCTGAGAAGAAGTTCAGCATAGGAGATGAACTCAAGTGTCGG GTGCTAGAGTGCAATCCTGCAGGAAAGAAGCTGATCCTTActctaaagaaaaatcttgtcCAATCAAAGCTTCCAGTCCTCTCCTGTTATGAAGATGCAAAACCAGGTCTGATCACGCATGGCTTTGTGGTGTGTGCCAGGGAGTTTGGTTGCATTGTGAAGTTCTACAATGATGTCAAGGGTCTAGTACCAAAGAATGAGCTGAGTTCAGAACCTGTATCTTGTCCGGATAAAGTCTTCCATGAAGGCCAG GTTGTTAAAGTAATGGTCTTAAAATGTGAGCCCCAGCAACAAAGACTCTTGTTGACCTTCAGGTTACTGAACAATCCTACCCTGGATGACAAAAAGGAATGTAATccaaagaagaaacaggaagtGAAATATCAAATAGGAGAG atggtTGACGTGAAAGTCTTGAAGAAGAAAGATAATGTGCTAGAGGTTTCTATCTTAGAAGATGAAGGTGACGTGACAGCCTTGATTCCCACAGTACACCTTTCCGACTTTGTTGCTAACTGCAAGCTCCTGTGGCATTGCCTTCAAGAAGGGGATGTCCTGCCCAGAGTTATGTGTCTAAGTGACAAGGGAGAGCATATT ATCTTGAGCAGAAAGTCTGCAGTGATTTCTGCTGTACAGGATGAGCAAGTTGTGAGATGTTTCTCTGAAATCCAGCCTGGGATGCTGTTGACTGGTTATGTGAGGAATGTGATGCCCTTTGGAGTGTTTGTGGAGTTCCCTTTCGGTGTGACAGGACTGGCACCCAAAGTG AGCATGAGCGACAAGTTTGTGACGGACACCAAGGACCACTTTGTGGTGGGACAGACTGTGATTGCAAAGGTGATGAGCATTGATGAGGAGAAGCAGCGTGTGCTCCTCAATCTGAAGGTGTCAGAGTGCAGCTCAGGCGATTCTGCTGCGGAGAGCTTAGCCTTGCTGAATCAATATTTCAAGGAGTTGAAAGAAATAAGGAGCTTGTTGAGAAGAAGAG gGGAGTCCAGCATGGCCCGAGGCCTTTGTGAGTTGGTGCctgggaaggagctgcagctggtgctgcaggaTGTGAAGGAAGATGGCTCAGCACTGTTCAGTGGCAACTGTGTCACAGGCTTGACTGTGACAGCCACTCGCTACCATTTGGGAG ACAAAAGTATTGTTCCTGGTGAGAAAACCAAGGCGTTGGTTCTTCATGTGGATGCCCTCACATCCAAGGTGTATGTTTCTCTTCGGGAAGAAGTCTTAAAGCAAAGAGCCAAGCAA cGGCTCACAGAGAACTCCCAGCACTCTGCCGTTGTGCAGCACATAGCAGAAGAGTTTGCCATTGTGTCATTGTTGGAAACAGGCCAGCTGGCAGCTATCCCCATAGCCTCTCATTTCAATGACACCTTCCGCTTTGACTCAGAAAAACTGAAGGTGGGACAGATGATCTCTGCAACCTTAAAAGTTGTGAAGATGAATGACCATGGAGTCTTATTGGCAGTACAAGGCCCAGCAAAGAAGAATGTTTTTGTAAGAGTCCGGAACGAATCTGAGACAGCATTGGAAGAGATGCTTACTGCTGTGAAACACTCACTTTCCCTGGGGGATATTGTTACTGGTACTGTTAAATCTGTCAAACCAACCCATGTCACGGTTGCTATTGATGACAAACTGACAGGTTCAATCCATGCATCCCGGATTCTGGATGATGTGCCCATAGGCTCTTTTCCAACATATACTCTGAAAGCTGGGCAGAAGGTGACTGCCCGAGTCATTGGAGGCAGAGATGTGAACACTCACAG gTACCTGCCCATCACCCATCCACACTTCACACGGTCTATTCCAGAGCTCAGCATTCGACCAAG CGAAATAGAAGGGGAAGTCACAGAGATGCTGAAGCTTAAAGAAGACAGCACTCTCAAGAAACTTGGACTATACAATGTTGGACAGACAGTCACCTGTTTTGTGAAAAAG TATAACGTCCTCAAAAATTGGCTGGAGGTAGAAGTCACCCCTGACATTCGAGGAAGAGTTCCCCTTCTGCTGTTGTCTCTGAACACCAAG gtcTTAAAACATCCAGAAAAGAGCTTCAAAAATGGCCAGGCTATATCAGCTACGGTGACTGGAACAGATGTCACAGAAACAAACCTCTGCTTGTCACTGACAG GAGTTCAATCGCTGGCACAGGACACCATCACTGTAGGCATGGTGACAAAAGTGACTCCACACGCTGGTTTGACTGTTGCACTGCCAGGTGGAAAGACTGGCAAAGTCAGTGTTTTTCACCTCAGTGATATGTTCACGGAGAATCCTCTGAGTGATTTCAAACTTGGCAAGATTGTCAG GTGTTACATCCTCTCCAATGAGAACGGTAAAATCCAGTTATCTCTCCGGCAGTCCCG GCTAAACCCAAAGAGCAACAGCAAAGTCGAGGATGTTGAAATAACATGTATTAACGATGTTAAAAAACACCAGCTTGTGAGAGGCTATGTCAAATCAGTAACTCCATCAGGTGTATTCTTTGG ctTGTCCACTTCTGTTCTGGGCCGAATCCTGTTCCAGAACGTTTCCCCTTACTTTGTACAGAAACACTCCTTATATGAAAAGTACCTGCCTGAAGGAAAGCTGCTCACTGCCAAGGTGCTTGG TgtaaatggaaaaggaaaacatgttgAGCTCTCTCTCCTGCCTGAGGACACTGGAATGCCAAGCATCTTGCCTGAATCCCTAGGCCTACCAAGATAtgatgcagaggaagagaaaaaagaggcaGATGATCAGGAAAAGCTTAAGatgaagacaaaacagaaaagaggaaactCTGAAAAGGAGAAG GAGGTGaagccaaaaaaaaggaagatctgCCCAGCAGATGAAAATGACAGTGGAATTGAGGTATACTaccgggaggaggaggatgatgatgaGCAGGAGGAAGATGCAGCTAAAAAGAAATCTAAG ATAAGGAAACTTGGTGAAGCTCCTAGGCTGCAGGTTTCCACGGCCTTCACCTGGGATGAGGACATGGATGCACTGAATATACCTGTGCTGAATCAGAAGGAAGAGAGCTCAGAGagcgaggaggaggatgatCCACAGTCAAAG ctaaagaaacaaacaaagaaggagaaggagatagagaagcagaagaaggagaaagagctcTGCAAATTAGAGGCAGCTCTGATGGACCCCAATCGACAGCCCCAGTCAGCAGATGACTTTGACCGTCTGGTCCTGAGCagtcccaacagctccatcctCTGGCTACAATACATGGCTTTCCACCTCCAGGCTACTGAGATTGAAAAGGCCAGAGCTGTGGCAGAGAGAGCACTTAAAACAATCTGCTTCAG GGAAGAACAGGAGAAGCTAAATGTCTGGGTAGCCCTGCTGAACTTGGAGAACATGTATGGTACTGAGGAGACACTGATGAAGGTCTTTGAGAGAGCTGTTCAATACAATGAACCTCTGAAAGTCTTCCAGCATCTGTGTGACATCTATGCCAATTCTGAGAAGTACAAG CAAGCAGAAGAATTGTACCACACAATGCTGAAGCGTTTCCGTCAGGAGAAATCTGTGTGGCTGAAATATGCCTCTTTCCTCCTGAAGCAAGGTCAGATCGACGCTACACACAGGCTTTTGGAGCGTGCTCTCAAGGCTTTGCCCACCAAAGAAC
- the ATP5MK gene encoding ATP synthase membrane subunit K, mitochondrial, protein MAGHDSGSQHQFTGFQKYFNSYTITGRRNYVIATYTGVAMLILYFKLRSSKKKTPAVADK, encoded by the exons ATGGCTGGCCATGACTCGGGATCTCAACACCAGTTCACTGGGTTTCAGAAATACTTCAATTCCTATACCATCACAGGCAGGAGGAAT tATGTAATAGCAACGTACACAGGTGTTGCGATGCTCATCTTGTATTTCAAGCTTAGATCAAGCAAGAAGAAGACCCCAGCAGTGGCAGATAAATAA